GGTGGCCTTTGGGGAAACGCTCCTGGACAAAGCGCGGTGCTGATTCAAAGCTGCCATGGCAGGTCAGACAGGATTTTTCCGCCGTCATTGGCAACAGGTAGCGCAGGGCTTCCTTGCCGCCGCTGACAACCACCCGGAAATGTTCCTGCGGCAGTGATGCCGAGGCGATCCGGGCCAGTTCTGCGGCCTCGTAGGCATCCGGCCTGTTTTCCGGGTTGCGATTGCGCAGGGAGATCTGCCGGACGTAATAGGGAGAACCTTCGGTGATCCGTATAGCGATCCGGCTGGCAGCCACTTGAGGCACCAGGGCGTAGTTCCTTTCCGATTCTCCCTGCTCGACGCGGGAGAGATAATCACGGGTTTCAATGATCTGGCGCGCTATGACGCGGGCCTTCTCAACCGCCTGCTGCTGGATCAGACTCAGCTCATGCTGGTACGAGTTCCAGCCCAGCGCTATGAAAAGGGTTATCAGCAGCACCGTTATGATCAATGTCAGTTTGGTGGTAATGCGCATGGTCGCCTCATAGGTTTTGAGAACTGTAATTGCATGAGTATAGCGTGAATATCCGGATTGACAAGCCTCGGCAGGCCGATAAAATAGCTAAAACTTGAACCACTCTCATGAATCAGGTATCGTGCGGATATGAGTAGTGGTTTTCCGGATTAACGAATGCAGTTGAAAGGTCGTTACAGATGCAGCAGGAATATACAAGAACGAATCGGCGGGCACCCGGTCAGAAAGGCAGGGGCTTTTTGTCCACCCTGCTCCTGATTGTGGTTACCCTGGTGGTGGTGTTATTGCTGGGGGTGGGTGGCTATGTGGCCTTTCTGATGGCTAAGCTCCCCAAGGTTGACCGTCTTGCCGATTATAAACCGCCGATTGTATCGCAGGTGTATGGCGATGACGGGACGCTGGTCGGCGAATTCTACCTTGAACGCCGGCTGGTGGTTCCGGTTAACAAGATGCCGCGCAAATTGATCCAGGCCTTTGTTGCTGCTGAAGATGCCAGCTTCTATTCCCATAGAGGGATAGATTATTTTGGCATCATTCGCGCCGCCTTCAAGAATATTATCTCCATGCGCAAGAAGGAGGGGGCCTCCACTATTACCCAGCAGGTTACCAAGACCATGCTGCTGACCCCTGAAAAGAAGCTCTCCCGCAAGATCAAAGAGGCTATCCTGGCCAAGCGGATGGAAGAAAAACTGACCAAGGACGAGATACTGTACCTGTATCTGAATCAGATCTATCTGGGGGCCGGTTCCTATGGTGTGGAGGCGGCGGCTGAGACCTACTTCGGCAAACATGTCGAACAGCTGAATCTGGCAGAGATGGCTATCCTGGCAGGCCTTCCCAAGGCACCTAACGCCTATTCGCCGATCAAGCATCTGGAGCGGGCCAAGGAACGCCAGGCCTATGTTCTGGACAGGATGGTCGCTGAGGGGTTTGTTACCCAGGCCGAGGCAGATTACGCCCGTAAGAGCCCGCTGACTATCCTGCCGGGGCGGCGCGTCATGAATGACAGAGTCGCCTATTTTCTGGAGCAGATGCGAATCTATCTGGAAGAAAAGTACGGAGAAGACCAGCTCTACAAGGGGGGCCTGAAGATCTACACCACCATGAACGCCACAATGCAGGGAGCCGCCTATGAAGCGGTCCGCTCCGGTCTGAAGGCTGTGGACAAGCGCCAGGGATTCAGGGGGGCTGTTAAATATTTGCAACAGGCTGAGATTGAACAGTTTTGCGACAAGGTTGAGGAAGGCATTGATTCTGCTGCACTGAAAGTAGGTGAGACCTATCCCGGTGTGGTGACTGCGGTTGATCCGGCCAAGGGGACGGCAACCGTCAGGGTGGGCGAACGTTATGGCCTGCTTGATCGCAAGGGGATGGCCTGGGCCGGCAAGCTTAATCTGGTGAACAGCTACGGTAAACCGGAAAAAGCAGCTAAAACATTAGGGCTGGGGGCAGTGGTTGATCTGCAGGTGCTTGTCCCGGACCAAAATAATCAGGGGGCGGTCTTCGCCCTTGATCAGGTGCCGGAGGTGCAGGGGGCGCTGGTCTCAATCGATCCGCGTACCGGTGGTGTCAAGGCGATGATCGGCGGGTATGATTTCCGTAAAAGTCAGTTTAACCGGGCGGTGCAGGCCAAGCGCAATGCCGGCTCGGCCTTCAAGCCGATCATCTATGCCGCTGCCCTGGAAAAAGGGTTTACCGCAGCGACCGTGATTGATGATTCACCGGTGGAGTACCCGGCCGGGCTGGGTAAGACCTGGTCTCCCAAAAACTACGATAATACCTACCGTGGGCCGGTAACCATGCGGGAGGCGCTGACCCACTCGATCAATGTGGTCAGCGTCAAGATCCTGGAAAAAATCGGAGTGGATCATGCGGTGGAGTTTGCCAAGCGGCTCGGTTTTTCCTCAAAAATTGAACCCAATCTGTCTCTGGCCCTGGGGGCTGCCAGTGTTTCTCCCCTGGAGCTGACTTCGGCCTATACCGCCTTTGCCAATAAGGGAGTCCATCTACCTCCGTATTATATTGTGAAGGTTGTGGATAGTGAAGGCAGGGTGCTTGAGGAGTATCATCCGCCTGCACCTCCTGCACCGGTCGTTCCGCCTGCTTCTGATGCGGAACAGGTTGTGACGTTGACGGATAAACCGGCACCTGTAAAGCCTGCAGAACCTTTACCATCAGCCGGCTCAATGCAGGTTGCCCGCTCAGAACGGGCAACCTCGCCCGAGGTGGCCTACCTGATCACCAACCTGATGGAGTCTGTTGTGCAGAGCGGTACCGGCCACCGTGCCGCTGCAATCAAACGCCCGGTGGCCGGCAAGACCGGTACCACCAATGAGATGAAGGACGCCTGGTTTGTCGGCTATGTACCGCAGCTGGTGACCGGAGTCTGGGTTGGCTTTGACAATCAGGCCCGCTCACTGGGGGCCGGCGGTTCCGGTGGGCAGGCGGCAGCCCCGATCTGGACCGACTACATGCTGAAGGCGGTTGCCGGTCTGCCTGTCCAGGGGTTTGATGCGCCGGAAACCGTCTCTGTGGTGCGGGTTAACCCGAAAAGCGGTAAACTCTCACGGGGTGTTGATGGAGCGTCAGAGGCATTTATCCGGGGTACTGAACCTTCCGTTTATGAAGGGGATTGAGAGCGGCTTGCGTCAACGGTCTGCTGTGTCTCAGGAACATTACGGGTGATCTCTTCGGCTACACCGGCCTTGCGGGAGATCACCCGTTTTACTTTTTCCCAGTCAACCCTCGAATCAAGTTTCTGGGCGCGGATCAGCGCCTGGGCCTCGGCTGCCAGGCCTTTGGTCTTTTTGTAAATATCGACGTGGGCTTCGAGCAGTACACGGCCGTCCTCGGTTACCGCCAGCTTGACCGGTTTGTAAATGATCTCGCCTGCCGTATTGGGTTTTACCAGCTTGAACAACTCCTCCATCCGTTCCGGATACACTCTGATACAGCCATGGCTGGCGTAGGTGTAGATTGACCAGGGCTTGGTGGTGCTGTGGATCAGGATGCCCGGCAGTGAGGTCTTCATGGCATACTTGCCGAGCGGGTTGTCCTTGCCGGGCGGGATGCTGGTGATCACTTCCTTGCCCTCCAGACGCATCTCTTCCTGAATGGAGGGGGGCACTGTCCAGGTAGGGTCTTTGGCCTTGTTGACGATCTTGAACTTGCCGACCGGAGTTTCCCATACGAACTGATCAGTTTTAGTCGGTGTGCCCAAGGCAACTGCGGTGGAGAAGGCCATGCTACCCTGCTGGAA
Above is a window of Trichlorobacter lovleyi SZ DNA encoding:
- a CDS encoding penicillin-binding protein 1A, with product MQQEYTRTNRRAPGQKGRGFLSTLLLIVVTLVVVLLLGVGGYVAFLMAKLPKVDRLADYKPPIVSQVYGDDGTLVGEFYLERRLVVPVNKMPRKLIQAFVAAEDASFYSHRGIDYFGIIRAAFKNIISMRKKEGASTITQQVTKTMLLTPEKKLSRKIKEAILAKRMEEKLTKDEILYLYLNQIYLGAGSYGVEAAAETYFGKHVEQLNLAEMAILAGLPKAPNAYSPIKHLERAKERQAYVLDRMVAEGFVTQAEADYARKSPLTILPGRRVMNDRVAYFLEQMRIYLEEKYGEDQLYKGGLKIYTTMNATMQGAAYEAVRSGLKAVDKRQGFRGAVKYLQQAEIEQFCDKVEEGIDSAALKVGETYPGVVTAVDPAKGTATVRVGERYGLLDRKGMAWAGKLNLVNSYGKPEKAAKTLGLGAVVDLQVLVPDQNNQGAVFALDQVPEVQGALVSIDPRTGGVKAMIGGYDFRKSQFNRAVQAKRNAGSAFKPIIYAAALEKGFTAATVIDDSPVEYPAGLGKTWSPKNYDNTYRGPVTMREALTHSINVVSVKILEKIGVDHAVEFAKRLGFSSKIEPNLSLALGAASVSPLELTSAYTAFANKGVHLPPYYIVKVVDSEGRVLEEYHPPAPPAPVVPPASDAEQVVTLTDKPAPVKPAEPLPSAGSMQVARSERATSPEVAYLITNLMESVVQSGTGHRAAAIKRPVAGKTGTTNEMKDAWFVGYVPQLVTGVWVGFDNQARSLGAGGSGGQAAAPIWTDYMLKAVAGLPVQGFDAPETVSVVRVNPKSGKLSRGVDGASEAFIRGTEPSVYEGD